The genomic segment GACATCCTCTCTGTCTGGTCCTGATCGACATCGACGATTTCAAACGTCTGAACGACGACTACGGCCACAGCGCCGGAGACCACGTGCTCGCCGGCGTAGCCGTGGCGATGAACGAGCAGGTGCGGGAGACCGACTTCCTGGCGCGCTACGGCGGCGAGGAATTCGCGATGCTGCTGCCTGAAACCACGTTGGACGGAGCTGTCCAACTCGCGGAGAAGCTGCGCTTAGCAGTCGCCGCGGCGCGCTTCGAACTAGCGGACTCGGCCGAGCCCGTCGGCGTGACGGTCTCCCTCGGTGTCGCCCTCTTCGAGAACTCCCCCGATGCGACCTTCAACGCCGCCGATCGCGCGCTCTATGAAGCCAAGGCGAGCGGAAAGGACTGCGTCGTCACTGCGAGCTAGCGGTGGCCCATTCCTCGAGCACCCTGCGCACCCAGGCCACATCCGCGGCCAACCTCTCCTCCAACGGGCGGTCGTCGAAAGAGAGGAATTCGATGGTCATGGGGCCTGTGTAACCCGCGCCGAGCGCGGCGTGCAGCAGCGTCCGGTAGTCGAGGACACCTTTTTCAAGGGAACCGCCGGGAAGGAGTGGGCCCTCGCCGTCCGGCTTCAGCTGATAATTCTTCAGATGGAAGTAGCGAGCATGGCGGACCAGACGCTCGGCATCGGCGGGCTGGTTCGGAATCTCCGCTTGGGGAAGCAGATCGAGCACTTGATAGTTGAGAGCGAAGTTGGTGCGGTCGACTCCGGCCAACAGCGCTTCCACGCGTTCCGGCGTATCGGCGAGGGACCCCTGATGGCGTTCGACGACGACCGTGACACCGCGGTCGGCCGCCGCATCGCAGACGAGCTGCAGGTGCCGAACGGTATCGTTGGCGTCTTCCTCGGGACCGCACTCTGCCCAGACCCGCAGCAAGGGTGCTCCCAGGGCCTCTGCAATCTCCGCTGCACGAAGTGCGTCCGCTTCCGAGAGCGGCCGATCCCGCCCGAAGTACGAGCCGTAGGTGAAGATCTCCAAACCGGTATCGCGCACGGCCCGGCCCTGGTCGGCGATGGCTTCGAGGCTTCCCATCGGATCCAGATGCGGTGGCCGGGCGGTTACCTCGAGTCCGTCACAGCCCGCATCCAACGCCATCCGGGCAGCATCGACGAGCGGACGGTCGAGAGCGGAGACCGAGCAGAAACCCAGGACCTGCGGCGATGTCATGCGATGCCACTCCAATCTTCGCGCCTCACTTCGTGGACCAACGGCTCGCCACGAACGAAGCGCTCGATTTCGTCCAGTGCGAGATCGGCCATGCGGCGGGTCTCGGCGCCCTGGGCCCCAGCGATATGCGGCGTGAGAAATACGTTGGGGAGGTCATAGAGCGGCGAATCCGGAGGCAATACCT from the bacterium genome contains:
- a CDS encoding sugar phosphate isomerase/epimerase → MTSPQVLGFCSVSALDRPLVDAARMALDAGCDGLEVTARPPHLDPMGSLEAIADQGRAVRDTGLEIFTYGSYFGRDRPLSEADALRAAEIAEALGAPLLRVWAECGPEEDANDTVRHLQLVCDAAADRGVTVVVERHQGSLADTPERVEALLAGVDRTNFALNYQVLDLLPQAEIPNQPADAERLVRHARYFHLKNYQLKPDGEGPLLPGGSLEKGVLDYRTLLHAALGAGYTGPMTIEFLSFDDRPLEERLAADVAWVRRVLEEWATASSQ